The following coding sequences lie in one Drosophila sulfurigaster albostrigata strain 15112-1811.04 chromosome 2R, ASM2355843v2, whole genome shotgun sequence genomic window:
- the LOC133838247 gene encoding dynein axonemal assembly factor 5: MSFDLDTKAICSELESSEHRKRSATLLKLREQCEQAPQTVSSDAIAADFDELYLHLLKCYDDRFESVRDRAVLAVSAFLKRLPPSDFHLLNVVSTLAERMGQVETVEPSEEIRLLYVEQLHLMLRQYAQMGNVGVFRECYAQVMKVLVKAIKDDYAAVQREACATVVQLARVADTHELQPYTESLVVSLYGMLNHRHSAARISALEALGRVCLHMDASGESMRRFFMEVSPLLMDSMPLVRRECGQVGVLLLLELRDRYSFFERILPLVLCCLKDDSPEVLSFIQPLWVKCGEQFYDENEAELSQQEICDPQVENYPAGVQRPTIGCRGLVQRSLRLLMLITRETSDWKDNVRLHALKLLYQFVLHAEAAMTAKFFEIYGQVAHACCDREPIVSAEAKKVADLLGRVLAFNAWIEHGFDGLERNARESFLKCFYYMFTAALGGSYDHLMRLCKLLKSSDYSHTLKPGFQLYILKMLETVLDKSSKVTASMEQLRDLYELIYVTAMKVMSLSYALAGDVNADVERGQVILKRIVALEEITLSQLHERWFHLALLDVENLDAALDENAEPVLMLYGLIHLGGIRSTYLPQLIEKVQLVFGHCSDSAQVRIFSILSIAALDWGRTVCVEREQSTQLLSEFITAIVEPYLAWKAGASGEAMRSMAMATLCALAQGAREEAREVLPTLAKHMPSLLEDRNVTTRHYAIKAMCYFQGMSVEDFKPLAYATMQRMDDPSAGIRVIAATAVGKMRPVFKEEAAAEEGEREHEREVWEAFVKRAMDLLLLYHESPEKDMKAAAQKSLTELAKSHPEAWEERYKRALSMAQSKDELTNLYSKMSIKDEAEADVKD; encoded by the coding sequence atgagCTTCGATCTGGACACAAAGGCGATTTGCAGCGAACTCGAGAGCAGCGAGCATCGCAAACGTAGCGCAACTCTTCTGAAGCTGCGCGAACAATGCGAACAGGCGCCACAAACCGTTAGCAGCGATGCCATTGCGGCCGACTTCGATGAACTCTATCTGCATCTGCTCAAGTGCTACGACGATCGCTTCGAGAGCGTGCGTGATCGTGCCGTGCTCGCCGTGAGCGCATTCCTCAAGCGTCTACCACCCTCGGACTTCCATTTGCTCAATGTGGTCTCAACGCTGGCCGAGCGAATGGGTCAAGTGGAGACAGTGGAGCCCAGTGAAGAGATTCGTCTGCTGTACGTGGAGCAGCTGCATCTGATGTTGCGTCAATACGCCCAGATGGGCAATGTGGGCGTGTTTCGTGAGTGTTATGCGCAGGTGATGAAGGTGCTCGTCAAGGCCATCAAGGATGACTATGCTGCAGTGCAGCGCGAAGCTTGCGCCACGGTCGTGCAACTTGCGCGAGTGGCAGACACACACGAGTTGCAACCATACACTGAATCTCTGGTGGTCTCCTTGTATGGCATGTTGAATCATCGCCACTCCGCTGCACGTATTTCCGCCCTGGAGGCTTTGGGGCGTGTCTGCTTGCACATGGATGCCAGCGGGGAGAGCATGCGAAGGTTCTTCATGGAGGTGTCGCCACTGCTGATGGACTCCATGCCGCTAGTGCGTCGCGAATGCGGCCAGGTGGGCGTACTCTTGCTGCTGGAGTTGCGCGATCGCTACTCGTTCTTCGAGCGCATTCTGCCGCTCGTCTTGTGTTGTCTGAAGGATGATTCGCCTGAGGTGTTGTCGTTCATTCAGCCATTGTGGGTAAAGTGTGGCGAGCAGTTCTACGATGAGAACGAAGCTGAGCTGTCGCAGCAAGAGATCTGTGATCCTCAGGTGGAGAACTATCCAGCGGGCGTGCAACGTCCCACGATCGGTTGTCGCGGTCTTGTGCAGCGATCACTGCGTCTGCTGATGTTGATCACACGCGAGACCAGCGACTGGAAGGACAATGTGCGTCTCCACGCACTGAAGCTGCTTTATCAGTTCGTGCTACACGCCGAGGCTGCCATGACGGCCAAGTTCTTTGAGATCTACGGCCAAGTGGCGCACGCTTGCTGCGATCGCGAGCCGATTGTCAGCGCCGAGGCCAAGAAGGTGGCGGATCTCCTGGGACGCGTGCTCGCATTCAATGCCTGGATAGAGCATGGCTTCGATGGGCTGGAGCGCAATGCGCGTGAATCGTTTTTAAAGTGTTTCTACTACATGTTCACCGCTGCCTTGGGCGGCAGCTACGATCATCTGATGCGTCTGTGCAAGCTGCTGAAGAGCTCCGATTATTCTCACACTTTGAAGCCAGGCTTCCAATTGTACATACTCAAGATGCTCGAGACGGTGCTGGACAAGTCGAGCAAGGTTACAGCAAGCATGGAGCAGCTACGCGATCTCTATGAACTCATCTATGTGACTGCCATGAAGGTAATGTCGTTATCTTATGCTCTGGCTGGCGATGTGAATGCGGATGTCGAACGCGGCCAAGTGATCCTCAAACGCATTGTGGCACTGGAAGAGATCACGCTGAGTCAGCTGCACGAACGTTGGTTCCACTTGGCGCTGCTCGATGTGGAAAATCTGGATGCAGCGCTGGACGAGAATGCGGAGCCAGTGCTAATGCTCTACGGTCTCATTCACCTGGGTGGCATACGCTCCACTTACTTGCCACAACTCATCGAGAAGGTGCAACTAGTCTTTGGCCATTGCAGCGACAGCGCGCAGGTGCGCATCTTCAGCATCCTCTCGATTGCCGCCTTGGATTGGGGACGCACAGTTTGCGTGGAGCGCGAGCAGAGCACTCAGCTGTTGAGCGAGTTCATCACTGCCATTGTGGAACCCTATTTGGCATGGAAGGCGGGCGCCAGTGGCGAGGCAATGCGCTCCATGGCCATGGCCACATTGTGTGCTCTGGCCCAAGGCGCCAGAGAAGAGGCACGTGAGGTGCTGCCCACGCTGGCCAAGCATATGCCCAGTTTGCTGGAGGATCGCAATGTGACGACGCGGCATTATGCCATCAAGGCCATGTGCTACTTCCAGGGCATGTCTGTGGAGGACTTCAAACCTCTGGCCTATGCCACAATGCAGCGCATGGATGATCCCTCTGCCGGCATACGTGTGATAGCTGCCACAGCGGTGGGCAAGATGCGACCAGTGTTCAAGGAGGAAGCGGCAGCAGAGGAAGGAGAGCGAGAGCACGAACGTGAAGTGTGGGAGGCGTTTGTGAAGCGTGCCATggatctgctgctgctttaccACGAGAGTCCCGAGAAGGACATGAAGGCGGCGGCTCAAAAGTCACTCACAGAGCTAGCCAAATCCCATCCAGAAGCTTGGGAGGAACGCTACAAACGTGCTTTATCCATGGCACAAAGTAAAGACGAGCTGACAAATCTCTACTCTAAAATGAGCATCAAAGATGAGGCTGAAGCCGATGTGAAGGATTAG